A single genomic interval of Granulicella tundricola MP5ACTX9 harbors:
- a CDS encoding Ig-like domain repeat protein: MKKASHYFLLALVLCAGLVVSPAQAQQVLQFPGLTPVGTTAGSQAVTVNFSAAGSISSIKVRTQGVDGYDYTNAGGGTCSTSMSYSAGQTCTVLVGFTPKAPGERRGAVVLVNSNGGVLGTALMDGFASGAVGVFIPGEITTVAGSSVWIYNGEGVATQSPFFLPFGVTLDAAGNLYITDTSNTRIRKVDAVTGMTSTIAGNGTIGGTGDGGPATSATLSSPSSVALDGAGNVFISDTGNNVIRKVNVFDGTISTIAGQMGKNGYVGDGGPASSAKLNGPNGLVFDAQGNLYFCDTNNNVVRRIDAGTGVITTFAGNGVTTGGYGDGGPAAAAMLNAPWGIAVSSKGEIYIADQGNSLIRKVVNGTISTVAGTHDAADTGSNPPAIHTQLNSPAGVVVDVAGNLYISDSGNNLIRKVNTNTGVISTIGGGTAQSTTQNTNDNGPATQGSVYGPYTLALDAQGSLYISDVFENRIRKISSNLAVLKFPTQRVGRVSAPLPQILENDGNADLNISTVLGVQQAKVDAGSTTCVMGTPLAALSQCVIGAEFAPTQVGTVIAGTLDASSDASNSPAEISLQGQVLDVDPSTVTLTSNTNPSLAGQVITFVATATSVGTTPTGEMDLMDGTTQVATGTLQPGGTISFNVSTLAVGTHAMTAVYSGDSSNSNGTSAVVSQIVKPVVAPTATSLGSNINPLNAGATVQFTATVTVVTAGSGTGEITGSVVFSDGVNQLGSSNIVNGMATLNVSTLSVGTHNVIATYSGSTSYSTSKSVAVVEIVQTATSKTALSTASNPSTAGAALTLTATILTTGGTATGPVSFLDGTTVLGSATLNKQGVATLVVPGSAWTVGTHPLTANYGGDSFDTGSISPGVSQIVNVASTSSVVTSSLNPVGLGGSVTFTATVTSNGGGQATGTVQFMDGTALLGSGTLNAAGATTFTTSTLALGSHPITVVYGGDAYDSGSSSVSMTEVVQSATINIAFATSGNPVTFGTALVLNAKVAGSGSQPVGTVIFTDGGLSIGTATLDANGAATITTSTLAIGSHPLVAVYGGDTNHASVTSTGITESVMQVTTTALSASTQSQIAGLPVQWTINVVGANAKALTGSVTISDNGTLVTTLPLDATGAASYSSSSLTPGQHSMVAKYSGDANDQVSASTPAVTTINTATTTTTFTTNANPVFTGTPIVFTAVVTGNGGTPTGSVQFLDGTTVLQTVPVVTANGATTASMTLSTLAAGIHKLSASYTGDTLDHSSVSSTINEQIAQKTSITIASSANPSLLTDDVSFTVTVSNGVTGSVPTGTVTLTDGGTAVGSLALNGSGVATFTLQAPALGAHTLVASYAGDNSNSPATTAPLVQTVVLRPSTNTFSTSTTALSAGQSVTLISVVQGVGPKAPTGSVTFAAGGIVLGTAPINATGVATLSVTPIQATYKIVSTYSGDSLYAPSDSAAITVVVGPTIEFTINMTPSSMTIKSGDHGTLQIAITTASTFTDTLALGCAGLPTAATCTFSQNEIKVSNGLATTVTVIVDTGNPLGAGANVTAKNEHGGFGGNGVLACMLPAGLLAMFFGRKRIRRPLGLLVMMLLLGSVAGLSGCANSFSMTDTPAGSYTFQIVGSGNATGATQAGTVKLTVTQ; the protein is encoded by the coding sequence GTTGTCTCTCCCGCGCAGGCGCAGCAGGTACTGCAGTTTCCCGGTTTGACTCCGGTGGGAACGACTGCCGGATCGCAGGCTGTGACGGTGAATTTCTCCGCGGCGGGCTCGATCAGCTCGATCAAGGTTCGGACGCAGGGCGTCGACGGCTATGACTATACGAATGCCGGTGGTGGGACTTGCTCGACGAGCATGAGCTACTCGGCTGGGCAGACCTGCACGGTGCTGGTTGGATTTACGCCGAAGGCTCCTGGCGAACGCCGCGGTGCGGTCGTGCTGGTGAACTCGAATGGCGGCGTGCTGGGCACGGCGCTGATGGATGGTTTTGCGAGCGGCGCGGTCGGCGTGTTTATCCCGGGTGAAATTACGACGGTGGCTGGGTCGTCGGTGTGGATCTACAACGGCGAGGGTGTGGCGACGCAGTCACCGTTCTTTCTTCCGTTTGGCGTAACACTGGATGCTGCCGGGAATCTGTACATCACGGATACGAGCAACACACGTATCCGCAAGGTGGATGCGGTGACGGGAATGACCTCCACGATTGCCGGCAATGGCACGATCGGCGGGACGGGCGATGGCGGACCGGCGACGAGCGCGACGCTGAGCAGCCCGTCATCGGTTGCGCTGGACGGTGCGGGGAACGTCTTCATCTCCGACACCGGGAACAACGTGATCCGGAAGGTGAACGTGTTTGACGGCACGATCTCCACGATTGCGGGCCAGATGGGCAAGAATGGATATGTGGGCGATGGTGGTCCGGCAAGCTCCGCAAAGCTGAACGGACCGAATGGTCTGGTCTTCGACGCACAGGGGAACTTGTACTTTTGCGATACGAATAACAACGTCGTTCGCCGGATAGACGCCGGAACTGGAGTGATCACGACGTTTGCCGGGAATGGTGTGACGACGGGTGGCTATGGCGATGGTGGTCCTGCAGCTGCGGCGATGCTGAATGCTCCCTGGGGTATCGCGGTCTCCAGCAAAGGGGAGATCTATATTGCAGACCAGGGCAACAGCCTGATCCGCAAGGTGGTGAACGGAACGATCAGCACGGTTGCGGGTACGCATGACGCGGCTGATACCGGGAGCAACCCCCCTGCAATTCACACTCAGTTGAACTCTCCGGCGGGCGTTGTCGTGGATGTGGCGGGAAACCTCTATATTTCGGACTCCGGAAACAACCTGATCCGTAAGGTGAACACAAACACGGGCGTGATCTCAACGATCGGCGGCGGAACGGCGCAGTCCACGACGCAGAATACGAATGACAATGGGCCGGCTACCCAGGGCAGCGTCTATGGACCATACACATTGGCTTTAGACGCACAGGGAAGCCTGTACATTTCTGACGTGTTTGAGAACCGCATCCGCAAGATCAGCAGCAACCTTGCTGTGCTGAAGTTTCCGACCCAGAGAGTCGGGCGCGTATCCGCTCCTCTGCCGCAGATTCTGGAGAACGATGGAAATGCGGATCTGAACATCTCTACCGTTCTGGGCGTGCAGCAGGCCAAGGTGGATGCGGGATCGACGACTTGTGTGATGGGCACTCCTCTGGCGGCTTTGAGCCAGTGTGTGATCGGTGCGGAGTTCGCGCCGACGCAGGTGGGAACGGTGATCGCAGGTACGCTGGATGCTTCGTCCGATGCTTCGAACTCTCCGGCAGAGATATCCCTGCAGGGCCAAGTGCTCGATGTGGATCCTTCCACGGTCACTTTGACGTCCAATACGAACCCAAGCCTGGCGGGGCAGGTCATCACGTTTGTGGCGACGGCGACCAGCGTTGGCACAACGCCTACGGGCGAGATGGACCTCATGGACGGCACCACGCAGGTTGCGACGGGAACGTTGCAGCCGGGCGGAACGATCTCCTTCAACGTCAGCACGCTCGCAGTGGGAACGCACGCGATGACGGCGGTGTACAGCGGAGATTCGAGCAACTCCAATGGCACATCGGCAGTGGTGTCCCAGATTGTGAAGCCGGTGGTTGCGCCGACCGCGACGAGTCTGGGATCGAATATCAATCCTTTGAATGCGGGTGCGACGGTTCAGTTCACCGCCACTGTAACAGTGGTGACGGCGGGGTCGGGCACGGGCGAGATCACGGGGAGTGTGGTGTTCTCCGATGGTGTGAACCAGCTTGGTTCTTCAAACATCGTGAACGGAATGGCCACGCTGAATGTCTCGACGCTTTCAGTGGGGACGCATAATGTGATCGCCACTTATAGCGGGAGCACGAGCTACTCTACGAGCAAGTCAGTTGCTGTGGTGGAGATCGTGCAGACGGCGACGAGCAAGACGGCGCTGAGCACGGCTTCCAATCCTTCTACGGCAGGAGCTGCACTCACCCTGACCGCTACCATTCTTACGACTGGCGGTACGGCGACTGGACCGGTGAGCTTCCTCGACGGAACGACCGTCCTGGGCTCCGCAACGCTGAACAAGCAGGGAGTGGCAACGCTGGTTGTGCCGGGTTCCGCCTGGACCGTAGGGACGCATCCACTCACAGCGAACTACGGGGGCGACTCGTTCGACACGGGCAGCATCTCGCCGGGGGTCTCTCAGATCGTCAACGTTGCCTCTACATCGAGCGTGGTGACGTCTTCTCTCAACCCGGTTGGCCTGGGCGGTTCCGTGACCTTTACGGCAACCGTGACGAGCAACGGCGGTGGTCAGGCAACGGGTACAGTGCAGTTCATGGACGGCACGGCTCTGTTGGGCTCAGGCACGCTGAATGCGGCCGGAGCGACGACGTTCACGACCTCGACTCTGGCGTTGGGCTCGCACCCGATCACAGTGGTTTATGGCGGCGATGCGTATGATAGCGGCTCCAGCTCGGTCAGTATGACTGAGGTGGTGCAGTCCGCGACCATCAACATTGCGTTCGCTACGAGCGGGAACCCGGTCACCTTCGGGACGGCCCTGGTGTTGAATGCCAAGGTTGCGGGTTCGGGCAGCCAGCCTGTGGGCACGGTGATCTTTACTGACGGAGGACTCTCCATCGGTACGGCTACGCTGGATGCGAACGGTGCGGCTACCATCACGACTTCGACGCTTGCGATCGGATCGCATCCGCTGGTTGCAGTTTATGGCGGCGACACGAACCATGCTTCGGTGACCTCAACCGGGATCACGGAGAGCGTGATGCAGGTGACGACGACGGCGCTGAGTGCGAGCACACAGAGCCAGATCGCTGGTCTGCCGGTGCAGTGGACGATCAACGTAGTGGGCGCGAACGCGAAGGCGCTGACGGGTTCGGTGACGATCTCCGACAATGGCACACTGGTGACGACGCTGCCTCTGGATGCTACGGGCGCGGCGAGCTACAGTTCTTCAAGCCTGACGCCTGGACAGCACTCCATGGTCGCGAAGTATAGCGGCGATGCGAACGATCAGGTGAGCGCATCCACGCCTGCTGTGACCACGATCAACACGGCCACGACGACAACCACCTTCACAACCAATGCAAACCCGGTGTTCACGGGCACGCCGATCGTCTTCACCGCAGTGGTGACGGGCAACGGTGGCACTCCGACAGGCAGCGTACAGTTCCTGGATGGAACGACGGTGCTGCAGACGGTGCCGGTGGTGACTGCTAACGGTGCGACGACGGCTTCGATGACGCTGTCGACGCTGGCGGCCGGTATTCATAAACTCTCGGCGAGCTATACCGGCGATACGCTGGATCACTCCAGCGTGTCCTCAACGATCAACGAGCAGATTGCCCAGAAGACGAGCATCACGATCGCTTCCAGTGCGAATCCTTCCTTGCTGACCGACGACGTGAGCTTCACGGTGACGGTGTCGAACGGTGTGACTGGCTCGGTTCCGACCGGGACGGTTACGCTGACAGACGGCGGTACGGCTGTCGGCTCTCTCGCCCTGAATGGCAGCGGTGTGGCAACGTTCACGCTGCAGGCTCCGGCACTGGGCGCGCACACGCTGGTCGCAAGCTACGCGGGTGACAACTCGAACTCGCCTGCTACTACTGCTCCTCTGGTCCAGACTGTAGTGCTGCGGCCTTCGACGAACACCTTCTCAACCTCAACGACGGCTCTGTCTGCTGGACAGTCTGTCACGCTGATCTCCGTGGTGCAGGGCGTAGGGCCCAAGGCTCCGACGGGATCTGTGACCTTCGCAGCGGGCGGGATCGTGCTGGGTACGGCTCCGATCAATGCGACTGGTGTTGCTACGCTTTCGGTCACTCCGATCCAGGCGACATACAAGATCGTGAGCACGTATAGCGGCGACTCGCTCTACGCGCCCTCGGACTCTGCGGCGATCACGGTTGTGGTTGGTCCGACGATCGAGTTCACGATCAACATGACGCCTTCCAGCATGACGATCAAGAGCGGCGATCACGGTACGTTGCAGATCGCCATCACGACGGCAAGCACCTTCACGGATACGCTGGCGCTGGGTTGCGCGGGTCTTCCGACCGCCGCTACCTGCACCTTCTCCCAGAACGAGATCAAGGTGAGCAATGGGTTGGCGACGACGGTGACGGTGATTGTCGATACCGGCAACCCGCTGGGCGCTGGAGCGAATGTGACTGCGAAGAACGAGCATGGCGGGTTCGGTGGAAATGGCGTGCTGGCTTGCATGCTGCCTGCCGGGCTGCTGGCGATGTTCTTTGGACGCAAGAGGATCCGCCGTCCGCTGGGACTGCTGGTGATGATGCTTCTGCTGGGCAGTGTGGCTGGTCTTTCGGGATGCGCAAACAGCTTCTCGATGACGGATACGCCGGCTGGAAGCTACACCTTCCAGATCGTTGGATCGGGTAACGCAACAGGGGCGACACAGGCAGGGACTGTGAAGCTGACGGTGACCCAGTAA
- a CDS encoding outer membrane beta-barrel protein, giving the protein MKMTAIQSKRIAGGVGALMLALSASLCGAQAAYTATGPGTYVSVGATFSGFNTDYGKQKVGGGTLYVDANLYRRFGIEAEARKLTLNTTEDVKESTYLVGPKISFLRHGYRPYGKLLVGRGDFNFPFNYAKGQYFVMAPGGGIDYRVKHSRLSLRMIDFEYQVWPQFTFGAIHPYGVSAGLSFQVYSGSSRLR; this is encoded by the coding sequence ATGAAGATGACTGCGATCCAATCTAAGCGGATCGCAGGGGGAGTGGGAGCGCTGATGCTGGCGCTCTCCGCCTCCCTCTGCGGAGCACAGGCGGCTTACACGGCGACCGGGCCTGGCACTTATGTATCAGTGGGTGCTACTTTCTCCGGCTTCAATACGGACTATGGCAAGCAGAAGGTTGGCGGCGGAACGTTGTATGTGGATGCCAACCTTTACCGGCGGTTCGGGATTGAGGCTGAGGCTCGCAAGCTGACGCTGAATACGACCGAGGATGTAAAGGAATCGACTTACCTGGTTGGACCCAAGATCTCTTTCCTGCGGCACGGTTATAGGCCGTATGGAAAGCTGCTAGTCGGGCGCGGAGACTTCAACTTTCCGTTCAACTATGCCAAGGGGCAGTACTTTGTGATGGCACCGGGCGGCGGGATCGACTACCGGGTGAAGCATAGCCGGTTGAGCCTGCGGATGATCGACTTCGAGTACCAGGTCTGGCCGCAGTTCACGTTTGGAGCGATCCATCCTTATGGCGTGAGTGCGGGCTTGAGCTTCCAGGTTTACTCGGGTAGTTCGCGGCTGCGGTAG